AGACCCCGAACCTACCCCAGCTCCGCTGAAAAATCTACCCCGTTTCTGTCAGCTTCTCTGCTGCTGTCTCGCTGAATAATGGAGTCCAAAGCATCTGCAGTTCTCTCTTAAACTCCTTCTTATCCTGCAGCGCCACCACGCGTCCTCTCTGAAAATTCATTTATCTCAACAAACTGTTCATATACATTGTTGCCCCATTCACAAGTCTCGCTCACTACTCTACTTGTGCTTCCCTCGTATTTCTTCGATTCTTGCAGCCGTGCTTTTCTGAGATACAGTTTAAATACATTTTAACAATAATTGGCGTTTGTCtagattttgtttttcttcagaaATAAGAAAAGCAAGGAGACGTGAAATTATAGGTTTTTTTGTAGTTaacggggaagagcaaagcaaTGTATCTCTTACATTTTAAATAGGACAATATTGTCACCAAAATGCACTTAAAAAACCACTATCCATTACAACAGCCCCAATCCATTTCTAACTTAGACAGCACTACTATATTTGGTTCTTTTCTTATGATAGAAGAATAAAGATGTTTAGAGGCAACAACATCCGGGGTCCTTTAGGAAGGGAACATGTCGGTTTGAGTCAGAAGCAAGGTTGTTTGATCTCATTCTAATTTTACTTAAAAACCAAAGACCATGATTTTTATCGGGGAGCAAATCAATCATTGAGTTAAAGTTGCCCAAAAAAGACCATATCTGGTCCCCAAATCGAAAGATTAGAGCTATAATCGGTTGGACTAGAAATATTTGAGTAACAGGAGAAAGATATAAGCAACATTTGTAATTATGATACAATTTTAACAGAAAATAATAGCTACACTACTATTCGTTGGAAATTAAAATGGTGGAAAATTCCATCAAAATGAATATAACTGATCCTTCTGAAAGCATACGCCCTAAGAGATCTTTCTAATTAAAGCCAAAACTATTGCGAAATGAGGAATTTTCTTCCTGATTATTAATAGCTGCCTGAGCAGGGAGGCTGGGGATGACAGGTTTGAGAAATTTGAACTCGCTGTTCCCGGACCCAGTGGTTAAACACACCTCATAGCGAtaactgtgggacagggtcccggTGCCGTTCACATCCACCAAATGTCCCGGGAAATGGCCATCGGGTCCCAGACTGGCAGCATCAGCGGCGTGTCTCCTCCTGCTCCACAGCCTCACTACGATGAAGGCGATCaacgagaagaggaaaagaaacgaAATAGAGGCCAGAGCAATGACCAAATACACCGTGATAGAGTTTTCCGATTCATTGTCCATTGGTATTTCCGGGATCCGTAAGTAGGGTTCCGAAAAGCCATCTACCAGAAGCACATGCAGAGTGGCCGCGGTGGACAGAGGAGGATCCCCGTGGTCCTTCACCAAGACAACAAGCTTCTGCTTGATGGAGTCTCTGTCGGTGATGAGCCTAGAGGTTCGGATTTCCCCATTGTGGGGCCACACGCTAAAGAGTCCAGGGTCCGTGGCTTTGAGTAATTGGAAGGAAAGCCAAGAGTTCTGAGCTGAATCTGCATCCACCGCCACTACCTTGGTCACCAGGTAACCGGCCTCCGCCCACCTGGGGACCAGGTCATTACAGGGGGAGGTGCCGTTCTGCAGAGGGTACAGGACGAAGGGACTGTTGTCATTGTCATCCAGGACCCCCACCCGGACCATGGCCTGGCTGCTGAGGGCCGGGGAACCGCTATCCACCGCCCTGACTGCAAAGTGGAACTCCCGAATGGCTTCGTAATCCATGGATCTCAGAGCATAGAGATTGCCATTGTCCGAGTTGATGGAGATGTAAGAAGGCAAGGGAAGGTCTCCGTTCTCGGGGGACAGCAGGGTGTAGGACACCCTGGCGTTCTCTCCTGAGTCTCTGTCTATGGCATGGACTTTGCCGATGTGCAGGGCGGGGCTGTTGTTTTCTCTAACATACAGTGTATAAAATGTTTGATTAAATACCGGGGGGTTGTCATTGACGTCAGAAATCAGCACCGTTATGTTTTGCTCCGTTTTGAGACTCGGGGATCCCAGATCCATGACAGTGATAGTGATATTGTATTCGGACTGGCTCTCTCTGTCCAGGGCTCGGTCCGTCACTAGGGTATAGAAGTTCTCCAACTTCGGTTTGAGGACAAAAGGTAGATCGTCCTGAATGGTGCAAACCATTTTGCCGTTTTCTCCAGAGTCCTGGTCTCTGATGCTGAAAACAGCCACTACTGTCTCGGGAGAGTTTTCGGGAATGGGGCTGGTTACTGAGGACATGGTTATCTCAGGGGTATTGTCGTTCATATCGATAACCTGAACAAGCACAGTGGTTTTGCCAGAAAGGCCCCCGCCATCTTTGGCCTGGATATCCACCTCATATGACTGGTTCTCTTCAAAATCCAATTGTCCGATTATTTTAATTTCCCCCGAGATAGGATTTATTTGAAAGGTTTTCCTAATTGCTTCGGAGGCACGGAAAAATGTGTACGATACTTCCCCATTGATTCCTGCGTCAAAATCATTAGCGGTGACCGTGGAAACCAAAGAGCCCACAGGACTGTTTTCGGGAATCTGAACCTCATACATCATCTGAGTGAACTCAGGAGCGTTGTCGTTAATGTCCACAACAAGAACGTGGACTTCAGCAGTTCCGAAACGGGGCGGAGATCCTCCATCGAGGGCCGTGATTGTTAAATGGACCTCAGCCTCCCTTTCCCGATCCAGGGCTTTATCCAAAACCAGCTCCGGAAACTTCCTGCCATCATTGCGACTGCGAGTGTTAATGTGGAAATAGGAGTTGGGGCTGATGGTATATTTCTGGAGGCAATTGCTTCCTACGTCCAaatcctgtgcactttccattggGAATTCGGTCCCCACAGGACTATTCTCCAGAATATTCAGAATTATTTCCTTGTCTAGGAACACCGGAGAATGGTCATTTATATCGCCTATTGTTATATCAGCGGGATATAATTCAAAAGGATTTTCTAATAAAATTTGGAAATGCATAATGCAGGGTTCTCTCTGTCCGCATAAATCCTCCCGGTCGAGTTTCTCCTTTATTAGTAAATCTCCCGTTTTACGGTTGAGGTGGAAATACTGTTTGTCCTTCTTGGAAACGATCCGAGCCTTCCTGGAAGAAAGATTCCCGATATCCAGCCCCAGGTCCTTTGCCACATTAGCCACGAAAGAACCGCTCTCCGTTTCCTCCAGTACCGAATATCGAACCGAATCCGACTCGACTTCCGGagcattaagaaaaataataagaaACACCACTTGCCTTATCCGCCAGATAGTCTCCCCTTGGGCCACCATTGTTCCTGCTGCGAAAGCTCCCTTATGTCTATGAATAGAGAACTTCCTAATGGATATCGGGTTCCGAGTGAATCTTTTATTGTTCTTGCTTTTTTCAGTCTCTCCAATGTGCTGCTCACAGCCCTTGCTGAAGAAACAGACGCTTTCCCAGCTCCACTGACAAAGGCTCCCCGTTCCCCCAGCTTCTGTTTCGCTGAATAATGGAGTCCGCAGCATCGACACTTTCCTATCGGCGCTTTCTTATCCTACTGCGCCACCATGTGTCTCCATTGAGAATGCATTTCTCTAAGAAATAATGTAACCATAGCCTTTTATGAGAGACCTTCGTGTGACACAAACAATACTCCATTAAACTTTTCCTTATTTACTGAAATAATGCCGGATTTTTTGATGAAGTTCATGGAGGAAAACTATTAGGAAGTAGAGAAATTACAGACTCTTTCTTAACCCATGGCACTTATGGATAAAATAGCAAACTTCTGCTATAACATACAAAGAAGATTTCTTTTAAGGAAGAAGAAGATAAAAAGAAGCAGCCCTCGATTTAAGAGGCCTAATCATGGAGCAAAACCAAGGTATTATTCATTTTCCGTGTTCTTTTATTATGAGGAAATTTAAAAGTTTTGAAATCACTGCAGGGTTGCACTTTGGATTGGCAGAGAGTCGGTTTCAGTCTTTGAGCATACGGTATTCTCTTTGAAACAGGCCAAATACTCTAAAACGTGGGACTCTGGTGAAGGGGGAATTAGTGTCTGAAAGTTGCGAATGAAAATGACAGTTATTGGTAGTTTAGTTGTAACCCAagagctaggtgaggtaggactAAAACCATTGGTTTAGAAGAGGAAGATGACCAATATTTGTAATCATTATGAAAGTCATATCTTAAAATTAAATATGTATAAACAACAAGAaatgaggggatggagagtttttaTAAAGTACTCAAACCGCTCGTTAAGAAAATTATTTCCTAAGAATACTCTAATTAAAGCCAAGGCTATTGCGAAATTGATGGCTTTCTTCGAGGTCTCTACCCGCACTCTGGGCAGGAAGGCTGGGGATGACTGGTTTGAGGAATTGGAACTCGCTGTTCCCGGACCCAGTGGTTAAACAAACTTCATAGCGGTAACTTTGGGACAGGGTCCCGGTACCGTTCATATCCACCAAATGTCCCGGGAAATGACCATCGAGGCCCAGGCTCGTGGCATCCGTGGcttttcccctcctgctccacAGCCTCAGTACTATGAAGACGATCactgagaagaggaagaggaatgagATGGAGGCCAGAGCAATGACCAGATACACCGTGAAGGAGTCTTCGGGTTCATCGTCCCTCACGACTTCTGGAAGCCGTAAGTAGGGTTCTGAAAATCCGTCCACCAGAAACACATGCAGAGTGGCCGCGGTGGACAGAGGCGGCTCCCCATGATCCTTCACAAGTACAACGAGCTTCTGTTTGACGGGGTCTTTGTCGGTGATGAGCCTCGTGGTTCGGACTTCCCCGTTGTGGGACCACACGCTAAAAAGCCCAGGGTCTGTGGCCTTGAGTAGCTGGAAGGAAAGCCAAGAATTCTGAGCAGAGTCTGCATCCACAGCCACCACCTTGGTCACCAGGTAACCGGCCTCCGCCCATCTAGGGACCAGGTCATTACAGGGGGCGGTGCCGTTCTGCAGAGGGTACAGGACGAAGGGACTGTTGTCATTGTCATCCAGGACCATCACTCGAACCATCGCCTGGCTGCTCAAGGCCGGGGAACCGCCATCTGCTGCCCTCACTGCGAATTGGAACTCCTGAATGGCTTCGTAATCCATGGATCTCAGAGCATAAATATTGCCGTTTTCTGAGTTGATAGAGACATAGGAGGACAGGGAAAGGTCTCCGTCTTCGGAGGCCAGTAGGGTGTAAGACACTCTGGCGTTCTGCCTTGAGTCTCTGTCCACGGCCTGGACCCCGCCGATGTGCAGGGCGGGGCTGTTGTTTTCCTTGACATACAGCGTGTAGGATGTTTGACTGAACACCGGGGGGTTGTCGTTGACATCGGATATCAGCACCGTTATGTTTTGCTCCGTTTTGAGGCTAGGGGATCCCAGATCCTTGACAGTGATAGTGATATTATATTCGGATTGGATTTCTCTATCCAGCGCTCGATCCGTTACCAAGGTATAGAAGTTCCTAAATGTGGGTTTTAAATTGAATGGGAGATCATTCTGGATGGAACACACCACTCTACCATTGTCCCCAGAGTCGCGATCTCTAATACTGAAAACGGCTACCACTGTCTCTGGAGCATTCTCGGAGATGGGGCTAGTAACTGTTGACATGATAAGTTCCGGGGGATTGTCGTTCAGATCGCCGACCTGAACATACACAGTACATTTGCCAGAAAGGCCTCCTCCATCTTTGGCCACCAGATCGAACTCATACAACTGACTCTGCTCAAAATCTAACTGTCCTACTAATCGAATCTCCCCCGAAATTGGATGAATCTGAAACGTTCTGCGAATCTCTTCGGAAGCACGGAAAAAAGAGTACGATATTTCTCCGTTGATTCCTGCATCAAAATCTTTAGCAGTGACCGTGGAAACCAGCGAGCCCGCAGGGCTGTTTTCGGGAATCTGAACCTCATATCGTGACTGAGTGAAAACGGGAGCATTGTCATTTATGTCCACAATAAGAACATGAACCTCGGCAGTTCCAGATCTTGGCGGGGAACCGCCATCCATGGCCGTGATGGTTAAGTGAATCTCATCCTGCTGCTCCCGATCCAGCGCTTTATCCAGCACCAATTCCGGGAATTTCCTGCCGCCACTGTGAATGCGAGTATTAATGTGGAAATAGGAGTTGGGGCTGATGGTATATTCCTGCAGGCTGTTGTTCCCGACATCCAaatcctgtgcactttccatttgGAATTCCGTACCCACAGGACTATTCTCCGGGATATTGAGAATCATTTCCTTGTCCAGAAACACTGGAGAGTGGTCGTTTATATCGCCCACTGCTATCTCAGTCCGATAAAACTTTAATGGGTTTTCCAGTAAAATTTGGAAAGGCAAAATGCAGGGCTCACTCTGGGCACATAGACCCTCTCGGTCGAGTTTCTCCTTTATGAACAAATCCCCTGTCTGAGGATTAAGATTAAAATACTCTTTGTCAACctcagaaacgatccgggcattcCTGGAGGACAGATCCCCGCTATCCAGCCCCAAGTCCTCCGCCACATTAGCCACCAAAGAacccttctctgtttcttccaATACCGAGTACCGAACGGTTTCCGAATAGACCCCCGACAAGCACAAGCAAACAAAAAGACGTATAACTTGCCCTCTCCGCTGAATCATCTCTTCCGCTTTCAGCATTGCTTCTTCAGAAACACACGTTCCAATTGATACAGATTTGCTCGGCTACAATCCACATTCCTGGAGCTACAGTCTTATCTCGATTGTTCCCACCGGCTTTAAATATGCAGATCTGTAGCACTTTACAAAGACTCCGTCACTATCCCAGCCCCAAGTAATGCAAATCGCCCTTCTTGCTTGCCTCTCCTATTGTGACTAACTGGATAATGGAGTCCACTGGGTCTGCAGTTTTGTTTCTTCGCATTCTTAGCCTGCATCGCCACCTGGCGTCGGTTCTGCGAATTCTAAGATTTCAGGAAAATGTCATATTCGTTGTTGGGTTGCAAAGAGTTGGCTAGTTACACcgggttttttgtttgcttgcttgtttgcttttgttttaatggcatttgttaagcacctagtatatgtcaggcattatactaagcactggggaagatacaagctaatcaggttggacacagtccatggtcccacatggggctctcggtcttaatgtccatttacagatgagataaatgaagcacagagaacttaagtgatttgcccaaggttacacagaagacaagcggtggatctgggattcgaatccaagtcctgctgattcccaagcctgtgctctatccactaggcaaaactgcttctctatattatatGATGCCAAAATACAATATTAAGGAGGGTGATGGGTACAGTATAATATATTTTATTCCTTGTACTCAGATCTTTAGAAAATCCGAAGCTTTCTGAAGACTTCGTACTCTTGTGTGGTCTAAACCAACTGTGTACAATTCCTAAGAGTCTTGAAAAAAACAGCTGATAGGATAGAATTATTTCCAATAGAGATACCAGTCCATTAACCTGATCAGGTGtaagaaacattcattcaatcgtatttattaagcgcttactgtgtaaagagtacTGAACgaaggttttgggagagtacgattgcaAAGTTATATTTTGGGAGTTCAAACTCAATTAAAATTCAAATTAGGTCCCGATAACTTACTAAAACACAAAAGGTCCTCAGAGGCAGCAGTTGCATCTAAATTGGAGCATTAAATGTTTATGTAATAATTCAGAATACTTGGAAATGAAATAGTGTTTATATCTCAaatatgtggatttttttttgttccttttagACTTAGAAAATAACACAGTGGTCCACTAAAGAAGATTCTGAATACGTTTGCAAATAATGCTAAAACCATTGATAAACATCAAACACACTAAACATGATGTTTAATAGGATGGAGTTTCATATTAGAGGAGTTTAGAATACTATAGAAAAATGGAAGTAAATTTCTTTTAAAGGAATTTAATTTAACGAAACAGAAAACAACAGGTGGAAGAATATACAAATATAAAGAGGAACAGTGAATCATTCAAACTAAGAGAAGGGTCACGATATTCAATAAGATATGCAGAATGAAGTTCGGGAGAAATATCTATGAAAAAACAATACTGTCATTCCTAATAAATCATATTTAGAGAAATTCGCTTCACTTCTGAATGGAGGGCGAAACGCTCTACAGATCTATTCCAGGGTACTGAGTCGGAAGGCTGGGAATGATGGGTTTGAGGAACTGGAACTCGCTGTTACCTGACCCAGTAGTTAAACAGACCTCATAGCGGTAATTGTGAGACAGAGTCCCAGTACCATTCATATCCACCAAATGTCCCGGGAAATGGCCATCGGGGCCCAGGTTGGTGGCTTCCGCTAcgtctctcctcctgctccacagCCTCATTATGATGAAGACAATCAccgaaaagaggaagagaaatgagatgGAGGCCAGAGCAATGACCAGGTACACCGTGAGGGAGTCCTCCGGCTCATTTTTTCTATGCAGTTCCGGGAGCCGAATATAGGGGTCCGAAAAGCCGTCCACTAGAAGCACGTACAGAGTGGCCGCCGTGGACAGAGGCGGGTCCCCGTGATCCTTCACCAGGACAACAAGTTTCTGCTTGACGGGGTCTTTGTCGGTGATGAGCCTTGTGGTTCGAATTTCACCGTTGTGGGACCACACGCTGAAGAGTCCAGGGTCCGTGGCCTTGAGTAGCTGGAAAGAAAGCCAAGAGTTCTGAGCTGAATCTGCATCCACCGCCACCACCTTGGTCACCAGGTAGCCGGCCTCCGCCCACCTGGGGACCAGGTCATTGCAGGGGGAGGTGCCGTTCTGCAGAGGGTACAGGACGAAGGGACTGTTGTCATTGTCATCCAGGACCACCACCCGGACCATGGCCTGGCTGCTCAGGGCCGGGGAACCGCCATCTGCAGCCCTCACTGCGAACTGGAAATCCTGAATGGCTTCGTAATCCATGGACCTCAGAACATAAATATTGCCGTTTTCTGAGTTGATGGAGACGAAGGAGGATAGGGAAAGGTCGCTGTCCTCAGGTGGCAGTAGGGTGTAAGACACTCTGGCGTTCTGCCCTGAGTCTCTGTCCACGGCCTGGACTCTGCCGATGTGCAGGGCGGGGCTGTTGTTTTCCTTGACATACAGTGTGTAGGATGTTTGATTGAACACCGGGGGGTTGTCGTTGACATCGGATATCAGCACCGTTATGTTCTTCTCCACCTTAAGACTCGGAGAGCCCAAATCCGCCACGGTGATGGTTACGTTGTATTCGGACTGGCTTTCTCTGTCTAATAGTCGGTCTGCTACAAGAGTATAGAAGTTCCTAAAAGTGGGCTTTAGGATAAATGGGAGATCGTTCTGGATGGAGCAAACCATTTTACCGTTGTCCCCAGAGTCGCGGTCCTTAACGCTGAAGACAGCCACCACTGTCTCAGGTAAATTTTCAGGGATGGGGCTGGTAAATGAGGACATGATGAGTTCTGGGGGATTGTCGTTGACATCAATGACTTGGACAAAAACAGTAGATTTGCCAGAAAGACGCCCGCCATCTTTAGCCTGAATATCAAACTCGTATGACTGCTTAGCTTCAAAATCCAATTGTTGTAGTACTCGAATTTCCCCCGATATTGGATGAATTTGAAACGTTCTGCGAATTTCCTCGGTGACAAGGAACAAGGCGTATGAAATTTCCCCATTGCTTCCTGCATCCAAATCGGTAGCAGAGACTATGGAAACTAATGATCCCGCAGGACTGTTTTCAGAAATCTGAACCTCATACAGTGGCTGTGTGAACTCTGGTGCGTTATCATTAATATCCAAAACATTAACGAGAACCTCGGCAGTTCCGGACCTGGGTGGAGAACCCCCATCCAGGGCCGTAATAGTTAAATGGATCTCAGCCTGCTGTTCTCGATCCAGAACTTTATCCAGCACCAGTTCCGGGTGCTTTCTGCCGTCACTGCGACTGCGCGTTTTAATGTGGAAATAGGAGTTAGGACTGATGCTGTACTCATGGAGGCTGTTATTCCCCACATCCAaatcctgtgcactttccatttgGAATTCTGTACCTGCCGGGCTATTTTCCAGGATGTTCAAAACTATTTTCTTCTCCAGGAATACTGGAGAATGGTCGTTTATATCGTCCACTGATATTTCAGATCGATAAAACTTCAATGGGTTTTCCAGTAGAATTTGAAAAGACACAATGCAGGGTTCACTCTGGCCGCATAAACCTTCCCGGTCGAGCTCCTCCTTTATGAACAAATCCCCTGTTTTGGGATTAAGATGAAAATACTCCTTCTCACCTTCAGAAACGATCCTGGCATTCCGGGTGTACAGATCCATGCTATCCAGCCCCAGGTCCTTCACCACATTAGCCACCAAAGAGCCCCTCTCCATTTCTTCCAAAACCGAGTACCGAACGGTTTCCGAATACACCCCAGACAAGCACAAGTAAACAAAAAGACGCATAACTTGCCCTCTCCGCAGAACCGTCTCCTCTGCTTTCAGCATTGCTTCTTCAGAAACACACGTTCCAACAGATGCAGATTTGCTCGGCTACAAACCACCCTTCTGAAGCCACGACACTAAATTGATTTCTCTCAACGACTAGGTATATGGTGATTTGTAGCTTTTTCCAAGGGACCCCGACACTATCACAGCCCCGAGTAATGCTACTCTCCCTTCCTGCTTGCCTTTTCACTGTTGTCTTCCTGAATAATGGAGCCCACTGCAGTTTGGTTCATTCACATTCTTAGCCTGCAGCGCCATCTCGCGTCTGTACTGAGAATTCTGATCAGTAAACTGATTTATTCGCAATTGGGTCACATGAGTTGGCAAATGAGTCTGGTCATATTATCGGGCATTTTTGATATAAGAAAGGTTTATTCCTTATGTTTTGATCCACTGGGAGCCCTATAATATCAGAAGACTTTATACATCTGTGAGTCCCAGACCACTGTCTACAAATTCAGCTGCATCATGAGAAGTTTGCTCCACAAGGTTCAGTTATTTCTAGTTAAGATATATCTGTCAATCATTCCGCTCTCATAACGAGATATAATTTCTAATTCCGGTGTTATGATTATGACCATTCAACAATAATGAAATTGGCTTGTAGAAAAGATTTATTGATTTAGCCAAGTCGAAAAGagggaagcagtgtcgcctagtggagggagcacaggcctgggcctcggaatcagaaggatctgggttcctatcctggctctgccacccatctgctgtgtgatcttgggcagctcacttaatttctctgtgtctcagttttctcatctgtaaaatagggattaagactgtgagccctatggaggaaaagatctgtgtccaacccgattttcttgtatctaccgcagggcttaacacagagcctggcacatagtaagcgtctaacaaatatcattattatctgggtaGTAGTCAATATCAGTCCATTGATTTTTTATAAATTTTAGTGAAGCAGAATTTAAGTATCCATTGCATGCTATAGGTACTGCCAAATGCCCTATTTTAATAAAAGTTGAACATTAATCAAGGTTATATTAAGCTTTGAGAAAATTCAGTGCAATAAAAAAATTACCCAAAAAAACCTACATTAAGTGACTCCAGAAAATGGGTCCTCAACCAAATATTGAGAATTCCACCTAAATACCCAGTCTAAATTATATTTTGGGAAACTGaaatacctcagttactttacATAAATAACAAAAAAACACCCCTTCAATAACCACCATTCTCTGTAAATTTCAGTCGGACTTTACCCAGTTATTCTGGCAATTAAGAAATTACATATCATTAAAACCTCAGAAATTTAGTAATTTTTCTACTGATCCGTGTATTTACATCTGTCCCTTCCTTCTCATATGATTGTCCCTTAGAGAGATCTTGTCAGTGTTGGCAAATGATGCTAATACCATATAATAATATCAAAGCCACTAGAAGAAAAGAGCCATATTTTAATCAATTGAAATTTTGGTgcatcagaaaagaaaaaaacgaaGTTCTTTTgaactatttttattttaatgaagcAAAAAACAAGATGAGTCGCATACACAATAGCTGAAAGAGGGCTTCTGAACCATTCAGATGAGAGGCAATATCACAATATTCTATCAGATATCTTCAGGATTATTTTG
This sequence is a window from Ornithorhynchus anatinus isolate Pmale09 chromosome X2, mOrnAna1.pri.v4, whole genome shotgun sequence. Protein-coding genes within it:
- the LOC100075989 gene encoding protocadherin beta-16-like; protein product: MLRTPLFSETEAGGTGSLCQWSWESVCFFSKGCEQHIGETEKSKNNKRFTRNPISIRKFSIHRHKGAFAAGTMVAQGETIWRIRQVVFLIIFLNAPEVESDSVRYSVLEETESGSFVANVAKDLGLDIGNLSSRKARIVSKKDKQYFHLNRKTGDLLIKEKLDREDLCGQREPCIMHFQILLENPFELYPADITIGDINDHSPVFLDKEIILNILENSPVGTEFPMESAQDLDVGSNCLQKYTISPNSYFHINTRSRNDGRKFPELVLDKALDREREAEVHLTITALDGGSPPRFGTAEVHVLVVDINDNAPEFTQMMYEVQIPENSPVGSLVSTVTANDFDAGINGEVSYTFFRASEAIRKTFQINPISGEIKIIGQLDFEENQSYEVDIQAKDGGGLSGKTTVLVQVIDMNDNTPEITMSSVTSPIPENSPETVVAVFSIRDQDSGENGKMVCTIQDDLPFVLKPKLENFYTLVTDRALDRESQSEYNITITVMDLGSPSLKTEQNITVLISDVNDNPPVFNQTFYTLYVRENNSPALHIGKVHAIDRDSGENARVSYTLLSPENGDLPLPSYISINSDNGNLYALRSMDYEAIREFHFAVRAVDSGSPALSSQAMVRVGVLDDNDNSPFVLYPLQNGTSPCNDLVPRWAEAGYLVTKVVAVDADSAQNSWLSFQLLKATDPGLFSVWPHNGEIRTSRLITDRDSIKQKLVVLVKDHGDPPLSTAATLHVLLVDGFSEPYLRIPEIPMDNESENSITVYLVIALASISFLFLFSLIAFIVVRLWSRRRHAADAASLGPDGHFPGHLVDVNGTGTLSHSYRYEVCLTTGSGNSEFKFLKPVIPSLPAQAAINNQEENSSFRNSFGFN
- the LOC114807430 gene encoding LOW QUALITY PROTEIN: uncharacterized protein LOC114807430 (The sequence of the model RefSeq protein was modified relative to this genomic sequence to represent the inferred CDS: deleted 2 bases in 1 codon) encodes the protein MLKAEETVLRRGQVMRLFVYLCLSGVYSETVRYSVLEEMERGSLVANVVKDLGLDSMDLYTRNARIVSEGEKEYFHLNPKTGDLFIKEELDREGLCGQSEPCIVSFQILLENPLKFYRSEISVDDINDHSPVFLEKKIVLNILENSPAGTEFQMESAQDLDVGNNSLHEYSISPNSYFHIKTRSRSDGRKHPELVLDKVLDREQQAEIHLTITALDGGSPPRSGTAEVLVNVLDINDNAPEFTQPLYEVQISENSPAGSLVSIVSATDLDAGSNGEISYALFLVTEEIRRTFQIHPISGEIRVLQQLDFEAKQSYEFDIQAKDGGRLSGKSTVFVQVIDVNDNPPELIMSSFTSPIPENLPETVVAVFSVKDRDSGDNGKMVCSIQNDLPFILKPTFRNFYTLVADRLLDRESQSEYNVTITVADLGSPSLKVEKNITVLISDVNDNPPVFNQTSYTLYVKENNSPALHIGRVQAVDRDSGQNARVSYTLLPPEDSDLSLSSFVSINSENGNIYVLRSMDYEAIQDFQFAVRAADGGSPALSSQAMVRVVVLDDNDNSPFVLYPLQNGTSPCNDLVPRWAEAGYLVTKVVAVDADSAQNSWLSFQLLKATDPGLFSVWSHNGEIRTTRLITDKDPVKQKLVVLVKDHGDPPLSTAATLYVLLVDGFSDPYIRLPELHRKNEPEDSLTVYLVIALASISFLFLFSVIVFIIMRLWSRRRDVAEATNLGPDGHFPGHLVDMNGTGTLSHNYRYEVCLTTGSGNSEFQFLTHHSQPSDSVPWNRSVERFALHSEVKRISLNMIYNSQNRRQVAMQAKNAKKQNCRPSGLHYPPSKSVSIGTCVSEEAMLKAEEMIQRRGQVIRLFVCLCLSGVYSETVRYSVLEETEKGSLVANVAEDLGLDSGDLSSRNARIVSEVDKEYFNLNPQTGDLFIKEKLDREGLCAQSEPCILPFQILLENPLKFYRTEIAVGDINDHSPVFLDKEMILNIPENSPVGTEFQMESAQDLDVGNNSLQEYTISPNSYFHINTRIHSGGRKFPELVLDKALDREQQDEIHLTITAMDGGSPPRSGTAEVHVLIVDINDNAPVFTQSRYEVQIPENSPAGSLVSTVTAKDFDAGINGEISYSFFRASEEIRRTFQIHPISGEIRLVGQLDFEQSQLYEFDLVAKDGGGLSGKCTVYVQVGDLNDNPPELIMSTVTSPISENAPETVVAVFSIRDRDSGDNGRVVCSIQNDLPFNLKPTFRNFYTLVTDRALDREIQSEYNITITVKDLGSPSLKTEQNITVLISDVNDNPPVFSQTSYTLYVKENNSPALHIGGVQAVDRDSRQNARVSYTLLASEDGDLSLSSYVSINSENGNIYALRSMDYEAIQEFQFAVRAADGGSPALSSQAMVRVMVLDDNDNSPFVLYPLQNGTAPCNDLVPRWAEAGYLVTKVVAVDADSAQNSWLSFQLLKATDPGLFSVWSHNGEVRTTRLITDKDPVKQKLVVLVKDHGEPPLSTAATLHVFLVDGFSEPYLRLPEVVRDDEPEDSFTVYLVIALASISFLFLFSVIVFIVLRLWSRRGKATDATSLGLDGHFPGHLVDMNGTGTLSQSYRYEVCLTTGSGNSEFQFLKPVIPSLPAQSAGRDLEESHQFRNSLGFN